The following are encoded in a window of Brevibacillus ruminantium genomic DNA:
- a CDS encoding phage baseplate protein: MAGNPILDLNSQPIASLVYLKTNVGGYFFDAYLRSTHASRLNITEHPVQTGAALTDHAFLQPKELTMEIGMSDTAASLIPGQFTGGWSRSVQAFKVLQELQALRVPLQVHTRLGLYQNMLIEEINAPDDYTTLYGLRCTVTLREIMVAQVRTVKISSKPAVTDQINRGKQEPKSVDVSTLEQIRRKVSGG, from the coding sequence ATGGCCGGAAATCCAATATTGGACCTTAACTCACAGCCAATTGCATCCCTCGTATATCTCAAGACGAATGTGGGCGGATATTTCTTCGACGCGTACCTACGTTCCACTCATGCCAGCCGATTAAATATTACAGAACATCCTGTGCAGACCGGGGCAGCACTGACAGACCACGCATTCCTGCAACCGAAAGAGTTGACGATGGAAATCGGCATGTCAGATACAGCTGCTAGTCTTATCCCCGGTCAGTTTACGGGAGGCTGGAGCCGATCTGTGCAGGCTTTTAAGGTACTTCAGGAGCTACAAGCATTACGGGTACCCCTCCAGGTCCATACGAGGCTTGGACTATACCAAAACATGCTGATCGAAGAGATCAACGCCCCTGACGATTACACAACCCTGTACGGCTTACGCTGCACAGTAACTCTACGTGAAATTATGGTAGCACAGGTTAGAACCGTAAAGATCAGCAGCAAACCGGCGGTAACGGATCAGATTAATCGAGGAAAGCAAGAGCCCAAAAGTGTAGATGTGAGTACTTTAGAACAAATTCGTAGGAAAGTGTCAGGAGGTTAG
- a CDS encoding DUF2612 domain-containing protein yields MIQQYLDLITSQHCNKDKFMSWLTVVLERGDAAVTVVSRIPEAFDVNKAVGVQLDTVGDLVGRSRYLPFQLADGSSPVLDDDNYRIALKAKIAQNQWDGTIPQIYKLWDDLFPSARLRLFDNQDMTMKAKIRGDLGLHSVLLVTLGYIIPKPSGVRINIAWESEIDRMDYVGMLVSGRDTITIESEMPQEWWMSEANRKDYLGVIVSGCDRITISSEAL; encoded by the coding sequence ATGATACAACAATATCTCGATTTGATCACTTCCCAGCACTGTAATAAAGACAAATTCATGAGTTGGCTTACTGTAGTCCTAGAAAGAGGGGACGCAGCGGTAACGGTCGTCAGCAGAATACCCGAAGCTTTTGATGTCAACAAAGCGGTCGGGGTACAACTTGATACAGTGGGCGATTTAGTAGGCAGGTCAAGGTACCTGCCTTTTCAATTGGCTGACGGGTCATCCCCGGTGCTGGACGATGACAATTACCGTATCGCTCTCAAGGCAAAAATCGCGCAGAACCAATGGGATGGGACTATACCTCAGATTTATAAACTGTGGGATGATCTCTTCCCGAGCGCAAGGTTGAGGCTGTTCGATAACCAAGACATGACGATGAAAGCCAAAATCCGGGGGGATCTGGGTCTACACAGCGTTTTGCTTGTCACACTGGGCTACATCATCCCTAAACCATCAGGTGTACGTATCAACATCGCCTGGGAATCGGAAATAGACCGAATGGATTATGTTGGAATGCTGGTGAGTGGCAGAGACACAATCACAATTGAATCTGAGATGCCGCAAGAGTGGTGGATGTCAGAGGCTAATAGAAAGGACTATCTCGGAGTTATTGTAAGTGGTTGCGACCGAATCACGATTTCTTCAGAGGCATTATAA
- a CDS encoding M23 family metallopeptidase produces the protein MIALMQEYRVTSPYGPRRSPITGGNEFHTGIDLVKAPNSEIKAFIPGTVMHAKMGQTGTGVGGFGITVIIQDKYNHLQLYAHLSEACVTVGQKVAEGQVIGKQGSTGKSTGQHLHFEVRENGKSFGYGNHIHPVKYVDDYYEKERKTVDNVKQCVDKDAAEKVIAVLGALWTASSDKQVQAAAHYAANALRDEVGIPRNNSLTDQYPNHFN, from the coding sequence ATGATCGCTCTCATGCAGGAATATCGCGTGACCAGTCCTTACGGTCCACGGAGAAGCCCCATAACCGGAGGAAATGAATTCCACACCGGCATTGACCTTGTGAAGGCGCCAAACTCTGAAATCAAAGCATTTATTCCAGGCACGGTGATGCATGCCAAAATGGGGCAGACAGGAACGGGTGTGGGTGGATTCGGCATTACGGTAATTATCCAAGATAAATATAACCACCTGCAGTTGTATGCTCATCTTTCAGAGGCTTGCGTAACTGTGGGGCAAAAGGTAGCAGAAGGGCAAGTGATTGGGAAGCAAGGCAGCACTGGCAAATCAACAGGGCAGCATCTACATTTTGAGGTGAGAGAAAACGGAAAGAGTTTTGGGTATGGGAACCATATTCATCCGGTTAAATACGTAGATGACTACTACGAGAAGGAGAGAAAAACTGTGGATAATGTTAAACAATGTGTAGATAAAGATGCTGCGGAAAAAGTGATAGCGGTACTTGGCGCACTCTGGACGGCAAGCTCGGATAAGCAAGTACAGGCAGCAGCTCATTATGCAGCAAACGCACTGCGCGATGAGGTAGGTATACCACGAAACAATTCGCTCACGGACCAATACCCGAATCACTTCAATTGA
- a CDS encoding phage protein, with translation MSHTTYSFADVSMVISHPAVGQYVATGAGLGSISVSMTTDRTTHDVSADGSVMVSKVLGRNGSLTISAQQTSDLNKWLLKLYNYLEQAPTSEWAGINVNVRSSTMQDLIRATGAAIQKLPDRPYQAQGQQVSWVLMAADIDQAVA, from the coding sequence ATGTCTCATACAACGTATAGCTTTGCGGATGTATCAATGGTCATTTCTCACCCAGCAGTAGGGCAGTATGTAGCAACCGGAGCAGGCCTAGGTAGCATTTCTGTATCGATGACAACCGATCGTACCACACATGATGTTTCGGCAGACGGGTCTGTCATGGTATCAAAAGTTCTAGGACGAAACGGCAGTCTTACAATCTCTGCTCAGCAGACGTCTGATCTCAACAAGTGGCTTTTAAAGCTATACAACTACCTGGAACAAGCGCCAACCTCAGAGTGGGCAGGGATAAACGTTAATGTTCGCTCTTCCACTATGCAGGACCTTATCCGAGCAACGGGAGCAGCTATCCAAAAACTTCCGGACAGACCGTACCAGGCACAGGGCCAACAAGTGTCTTGGGTGCTGATGGCAGCAGATATCGACCAAGCCGTAGCCTAA
- a CDS encoding phage protein, translating to MSDIKSLAIYEAQMQGVDVNIVLATIEAETNFTNKTGDQGKSLGPGQVQPRWHNDDFIWAANRFRLNWPSTLQEQTKLVLNNDQFATAVAVRVIGKTWRASKQNFREFSLIYVGKKIPDWDYQRRLKIYQKYAGGGAGASAAPYPSVRDSTGGGGGGSQSSGLISDIELPSTNYGVVANSQRNGNVLYGRRYRVFVANSKGTALDVSDLRCTFDIRKTLIPQPNFSTVTVYNLNTETENQVINEGDSIIVEAGYEGEQYGLIFRGDVVQPIRGKDDGVTYKLTINSLDGDRFMNSGFVAFSVSKGQTARTQIGEVASRARIPSQLGTISNNLQAAQLTRGKVFFGAAKDYLRQLAQSNAATFYLEDGKVNVITAKDYPPNEIVDLAPESGLIETPMQTDFGVNFKCLLNPRLKINSLVRINNSLIQAQTFQFGQVPRGLDASGIYLIVGMRHIGDTRGDNWYTECECVSQAGGIIPGLMVSTTVNPW from the coding sequence GTGTCGGACATTAAAAGCCTTGCAATATATGAGGCGCAAATGCAGGGAGTAGATGTAAATATTGTTTTGGCTACCATTGAAGCGGAAACAAATTTTACTAATAAAACAGGTGACCAAGGAAAATCTCTTGGCCCTGGTCAAGTGCAACCTCGCTGGCACAACGATGATTTCATTTGGGCAGCAAATCGGTTTCGGCTTAATTGGCCATCCACATTACAAGAGCAGACGAAACTTGTTCTTAACAATGATCAATTCGCAACTGCTGTAGCTGTACGAGTAATCGGCAAGACATGGCGTGCATCTAAACAAAACTTCCGGGAGTTCTCTTTGATATATGTCGGAAAAAAAATTCCGGACTGGGATTATCAACGCCGTTTAAAGATATATCAAAAGTATGCAGGGGGAGGTGCGGGAGCTTCGGCTGCACCCTATCCCTCTGTCAGAGACTCAACAGGTGGGGGTGGCGGCGGAAGCCAATCGTCCGGGTTAATCAGTGACATAGAACTACCCTCAACCAATTACGGGGTAGTTGCCAACAGTCAGAGGAATGGAAACGTTTTGTATGGGCGCCGATATCGTGTCTTTGTGGCAAATTCAAAAGGAACAGCTTTAGATGTATCCGACTTGCGATGTACATTTGATATTCGCAAAACACTGATACCGCAGCCGAATTTTTCGACAGTAACCGTCTACAACCTCAATACCGAAACAGAAAATCAAGTCATAAACGAAGGAGATTCCATCATTGTTGAGGCAGGCTATGAGGGAGAGCAGTACGGACTGATTTTCCGTGGGGATGTAGTACAGCCCATTCGCGGAAAAGATGACGGTGTAACGTACAAACTAACGATAAATTCACTGGATGGCGACAGATTCATGAATTCGGGATTTGTCGCCTTTTCCGTGTCCAAAGGCCAAACTGCTCGTACTCAAATCGGGGAAGTAGCTTCTCGAGCCCGAATCCCATCACAACTTGGGACTATATCGAACAACCTGCAGGCCGCGCAACTTACACGCGGAAAAGTTTTTTTTGGCGCGGCAAAAGACTATTTACGTCAACTTGCTCAGTCAAATGCAGCAACATTTTATTTGGAAGACGGGAAAGTAAACGTTATCACCGCCAAAGATTACCCTCCGAACGAGATCGTCGATTTAGCGCCAGAATCCGGGTTGATCGAGACGCCGATGCAGACAGATTTTGGAGTAAATTTCAAATGTCTCCTTAACCCACGTCTAAAAATCAACTCACTCGTTCGAATTAATAACAGTTTGATCCAGGCACAGACATTTCAGTTCGGACAAGTTCCGCGTGGGTTGGATGCATCCGGTATTTACCTGATCGTTGGCATGCGGCATATCGGTGATACTCGTGGAGACAACTGGTATACAGAATGTGAGTGCGTGTCACAAGCTGGAGGAATTATTCCGGGCTTAATGGTTTCTACAACCGTGAATCCTTGGTAG
- a CDS encoding PQQ-binding-like beta-propeller repeat protein, which yields MNVMDVLAAHGLAGKSVALPKDLKESIETMWEVNGLDTGSTTVFPEVDDDNSFYMTYSQKWTKKFSPNDGSVVWTVPLNFVVTSTCIGQDGFYYVFGETKCLKINRTTGAQTEIVFSFSYPFSIGQGTVDKSGDIYVGGTYNSKEIIAKLSPTGSMVWRHEIGTAYSISYYGIIFFESHIYSHQGGAVYKLTSNGSLVWVNSNISLRSVIPDPLDAKCLLSVSSPIGSSFVYVIRVDVSGSSDPVIKNRQEIPTSDDSRAGRMPRLRVIKDAVYAAVGSYGFKLRLSDLYLFGLYRDSTAPLKGVLSDSTFYSLPAKGLRRVKFSYKIL from the coding sequence ATGAATGTAATGGATGTTCTTGCAGCGCATGGGCTGGCTGGAAAAAGTGTAGCATTGCCAAAAGACCTGAAAGAAAGCATAGAGACTATGTGGGAAGTAAACGGTCTCGATACGGGGAGCACAACTGTGTTCCCTGAGGTTGACGATGACAATTCCTTCTACATGACCTATAGCCAAAAATGGACAAAAAAATTTAGTCCTAATGATGGATCAGTTGTTTGGACAGTTCCGCTTAACTTCGTAGTAACATCTACATGTATTGGGCAAGATGGTTTTTATTATGTGTTTGGAGAAACAAAGTGCCTTAAAATCAACCGGACAACAGGGGCTCAAACAGAGATTGTATTTTCATTTTCTTATCCTTTCTCGATTGGTCAAGGTACAGTCGATAAGTCGGGTGATATCTATGTAGGAGGAACTTATAATTCAAAAGAGATCATAGCAAAACTATCTCCGACTGGGAGTATGGTTTGGAGACATGAAATAGGAACTGCATATTCTATCAGTTACTATGGGATCATTTTCTTTGAGTCTCATATATATTCGCACCAAGGTGGCGCTGTCTATAAACTTACATCAAATGGTAGCCTAGTTTGGGTAAATAGCAATATATCGCTCCGATCTGTAATTCCTGATCCCTTAGACGCAAAATGTCTACTCTCTGTTAGTTCTCCGATCGGTAGTAGTTTCGTGTATGTCATTAGAGTTGATGTTTCTGGGTCTTCCGATCCTGTTATAAAAAATAGACAAGAAATTCCGACTAGCGACGACTCTAGGGCAGGGAGGATGCCGCGTCTGCGGGTCATAAAAGATGCCGTATATGCTGCAGTTGGAAGTTATGGATTTAAGCTAAGACTTTCTGATTTGTATCTATTCGGCTTGTACCGCGATTCGACGGCCCCTTTGAAGGGTGTGCTTTCAGACTCAACTTTCTACTCACTCCCTGCTAAAGGGTTACGTCGAGTGAAATTTTCTTACAAAATACTTTAA
- a CDS encoding phage baseplate plug family protein: protein MANTILPITPRMNQEFTCTLPVDSRNITLDFSLTYNSPAGYWFMSIKDHETGALLIDSLPLLPGEYPAANMLSQFSYLGIGSAVLISVSGDDSMPTFESLGREHLIAWGDNP, encoded by the coding sequence ATGGCGAATACAATATTACCTATTACCCCTAGGATGAACCAAGAATTTACATGTACGCTTCCTGTGGATTCACGGAATATCACTTTGGACTTTTCTCTGACATATAATTCACCAGCTGGTTATTGGTTTATGTCGATAAAAGATCACGAAACAGGGGCATTGTTAATTGACTCCCTCCCTTTGCTGCCTGGAGAGTATCCTGCGGCTAATATGTTAAGTCAGTTTAGCTACCTTGGCATAGGTAGTGCAGTGCTAATTTCTGTTTCAGGTGACGATTCGATGCCCACATTTGAATCACTCGGACGTGAACATTTGATTGCCTGGGGAGATAATCCCTGA
- a CDS encoding phage tail assembly chaperone: protein MQPRFKDVEVNGRKFRIKKFSARVGSFMVVKLTAILAPMIAALKPNLKAISTEDVDLEDIDVTEIAGIVGHLGNIPEKDFAYIQDQALRVCYELLPAGPAQVLDDNGSFGVSDLEDDTVTIMTLTAHALGFNLTSFFQGSGLGGLVGGLISSRQD from the coding sequence ATGCAACCACGTTTTAAAGATGTCGAAGTGAATGGGCGAAAGTTTCGGATCAAGAAATTTTCGGCCCGGGTAGGTTCATTCATGGTGGTGAAACTGACTGCAATCTTGGCTCCAATGATTGCGGCGCTAAAGCCCAATCTCAAAGCCATATCAACAGAGGATGTCGATTTGGAAGATATCGACGTCACTGAGATTGCAGGGATTGTGGGGCATCTTGGCAACATCCCCGAGAAGGACTTTGCCTATATTCAAGACCAGGCGCTTCGAGTTTGCTATGAACTATTGCCCGCCGGCCCGGCGCAGGTGCTAGACGATAACGGTTCGTTTGGTGTGTCTGACTTAGAGGACGATACTGTGACAATCATGACTCTTACTGCTCATGCTTTGGGGTTTAATCTGACAAGTTTTTTTCAAGGCAGCGGACTCGGTGGCCTGGTGGGGGGCTTGATTTCATCCCGGCAAGATTAG
- a CDS encoding CD1375 family protein gives MVTVCVSLIVNGRRTFEQIPLNLQDAVKADLEAMGLGTDGKPLA, from the coding sequence ATGGTAACTGTATGCGTAAGCCTGATTGTCAATGGCCGCCGCACCTTTGAACAAATCCCGTTGAACCTCCAAGACGCTGTTAAAGCTGACCTGGAGGCTATGGGTTTGGGCACAGACGGCAAGCCATTGGCGTAA
- a CDS encoding phage tail tape measure protein, giving the protein MIDVIKEYLVSLGMQVDKKSFNDAQQTIQKVEKGVKDFAGSTIKGFALAGTAIVSALASANVGLYAFLGRLATADLENEKFARSMGISKNAAEELTNTLKVMGATIEDLYLSPELMQDFHRLRASIKDMRPPTDFKEQMKFVRSVQFEFQQLRLSATYSLQWIGYHLFKYMEGPLTRVKTTLQGINKHVVKDMPNWTKKVAQAMSWIGRLGATLVKAGADGYRIFSELGERIPRSIKLIGAALLGLAFILKTGPFGLITAVLTGILLLLDDFYTYMEGGESALEPMWKKLKGFYDLLKDTGVIKRFADDFERGMRKAEAWFKNSWDWLVRLYQKFEDNGSLENFKEGVQSNFSVAKQVVQDFGGWVSDVFDRLNEEGVLSGLEASFVSLGKEISEDYKAVSKLIDKLYETEETKQVFQIIGDYLEGYLLFALESINDTIQTVIFSLKSLRALLTGDEALQEEANREFFGEAYDDQKPSGGMKNMSKDDLRRVREGSAPTSPGPQDTRLENSVNSLPRNLEPSFKKALNESELVKGIRGFNQDLNSGFKLLAAAINPDVLQYYQTMASGGYPGSYMYSSNATSNQTFISNDNRPVYHITSNDPKGVAREVEQTWSGINIRNMRPLF; this is encoded by the coding sequence ATGATCGACGTTATCAAAGAATATTTGGTCTCGCTCGGCATGCAGGTGGACAAGAAGTCTTTTAACGACGCCCAGCAGACCATCCAGAAGGTAGAAAAAGGGGTAAAGGACTTTGCCGGATCAACGATCAAAGGGTTTGCTCTTGCGGGCACCGCGATTGTTTCAGCGCTGGCGTCTGCTAACGTCGGTCTTTACGCCTTCCTTGGCCGTCTGGCAACCGCTGACCTGGAAAACGAAAAGTTTGCCCGCAGCATGGGCATCTCGAAAAACGCTGCCGAAGAACTGACCAATACGCTCAAAGTGATGGGCGCCACAATAGAAGACCTCTACCTCAGCCCGGAGCTTATGCAGGACTTTCATCGGCTTCGTGCGTCCATAAAGGACATGCGCCCGCCGACCGACTTCAAAGAGCAGATGAAATTTGTCCGCTCCGTACAGTTTGAATTCCAGCAGCTCCGCCTGAGCGCAACATACTCGCTCCAGTGGATCGGTTATCACTTGTTCAAATACATGGAAGGTCCGCTAACTCGGGTAAAGACCACTTTGCAAGGGATCAACAAGCATGTTGTAAAAGACATGCCGAATTGGACCAAGAAGGTAGCTCAGGCAATGAGCTGGATTGGTCGCCTTGGCGCAACCCTGGTAAAGGCCGGGGCTGATGGTTACAGGATTTTTTCCGAGCTTGGAGAGCGTATACCGCGTTCGATCAAACTTATTGGTGCTGCTTTACTCGGGCTCGCTTTCATCCTCAAAACAGGACCGTTCGGGTTAATAACCGCTGTCTTAACCGGCATACTGCTGCTGCTTGATGACTTTTACACGTACATGGAGGGCGGCGAGAGTGCGCTTGAGCCAATGTGGAAAAAGCTTAAGGGCTTTTATGACCTCCTAAAAGATACTGGTGTCATAAAGCGATTCGCTGATGACTTTGAGCGCGGCATGCGAAAAGCTGAAGCCTGGTTCAAGAACTCATGGGATTGGCTTGTCCGGCTGTACCAAAAATTTGAGGATAACGGCTCTCTGGAAAACTTCAAAGAAGGTGTCCAATCGAATTTCAGTGTTGCCAAGCAAGTAGTACAGGATTTTGGCGGTTGGGTTTCGGATGTTTTCGACCGCCTAAATGAGGAAGGGGTTCTGTCTGGGCTGGAAGCATCGTTTGTCAGCTTGGGCAAAGAAATCTCCGAGGATTACAAGGCAGTATCCAAATTGATTGACAAACTTTATGAAACGGAAGAGACAAAGCAAGTCTTTCAGATTATTGGCGACTACCTTGAAGGATATTTGTTGTTCGCGCTTGAGTCTATTAACGACACCATACAAACTGTGATTTTCTCGTTGAAATCACTACGGGCTTTACTCACGGGCGATGAAGCGTTGCAGGAAGAGGCAAATCGGGAGTTTTTTGGAGAGGCTTATGATGACCAGAAACCTTCAGGCGGCATGAAAAATATGTCCAAAGATGATTTGCGACGGGTACGGGAAGGGAGTGCCCCAACCTCACCAGGTCCACAAGATACAAGGCTGGAAAACAGCGTGAACAGCTTGCCCCGGAACTTGGAGCCGTCGTTCAAAAAGGCGCTGAATGAGTCGGAGTTAGTAAAAGGAATTCGTGGGTTTAATCAGGACCTTAACAGTGGTTTCAAACTCCTGGCGGCAGCAATCAACCCTGACGTTCTCCAATATTACCAGACGATGGCTTCCGGAGGGTATCCAGGCAGCTATATGTATTCATCTAATGCGACTTCAAACCAGACATTTATCAGCAATGACAATAGACCGGTTTACCATATCACCAGTAATGATCCGAAAGGTGTTGCAAGGGAAGTGGAGCAAACTTGGTCAGGGATTAACATTCGTAATATGCGTCCACTTTTTTAG
- a CDS encoding Gp138 family membrane-puncturing spike protein, with amino-acid sequence MGVSIYERINNNDTELFNIVADKIFNTLRVSVPGIIKKFDPETQTAEVQIALREHVRQENMDYKWMEIDPLLDVPVVFPRGGGYVLTFPIKEGDECLIVFSDMCIDAWFSLGDIQNQIEKRRHDLSDAIAIPGLWSQPKKLKDYSTKHVELRSEDRNEFIRIKPGAIDLVAPAVRVNGVNMTTRERYDEWIHGGGKVDT; translated from the coding sequence GTGGGCGTCTCTATATACGAACGCATCAACAACAACGACACTGAACTATTCAATATCGTTGCCGACAAGATTTTCAATACTCTCCGGGTGAGTGTTCCGGGAATCATTAAAAAATTTGATCCAGAGACACAGACGGCAGAGGTACAGATAGCGCTGCGTGAGCATGTAAGGCAGGAGAATATGGACTATAAGTGGATGGAAATTGATCCTCTTTTGGATGTCCCTGTCGTCTTCCCGCGGGGAGGCGGCTATGTACTCACTTTCCCAATTAAAGAGGGCGATGAGTGCCTGATCGTATTCTCTGACATGTGCATTGACGCTTGGTTTTCCTTGGGAGATATTCAAAACCAAATCGAAAAGCGCCGGCATGATCTGTCCGACGCCATCGCGATTCCAGGTCTGTGGTCGCAGCCGAAAAAGCTGAAAGACTACTCTACCAAGCACGTCGAGCTGCGTAGTGAGGACAGGAATGAATTCATTCGCATCAAACCAGGCGCAATTGATCTTGTAGCGCCTGCGGTACGGGTTAACGGTGTAAACATGACAACCCGCGAGAGATATGACGAATGGATCCATGGGGGAGGGAAGGTGGACACATGA
- a CDS encoding baseplate J/gp47 family protein, with translation MAYFAPYIDETGYHMPSYNDIRDELISKAKQIFGQDIYLGNDSQDYQFISAFASMLYDSYLTCQAVYNSRGPATAIGTGLDVVVGVNGIKRLQDTYSKAPVWLTGTPGTLIQNGIVSDKAGNNWSLPASVTIGVDGTYETTATCQVPGPIQAEAGTITGIVTPTLGWTSVTNHEPALAGRNTEQDPQLRARQAISTANPSRTVLEGIKGAIAAVSGVTRHEVYENDTGEVNELGHPPHSITAVVEGGDDQEIAETIAKHKTPGCYTNGTTTRDVTDIYGEPTPIRFFRPAYVDISAVVQVKRLSGFTTQTADDIASYVADYINSLAFGNTSLVISSLWGAALQANRVLTSPSFSIVGLTAARQGEKQSTADIPLAFDEAARGSKENVTVNVVG, from the coding sequence ATGGCTTATTTCGCACCTTATATCGATGAAACCGGATATCATATGCCCAGTTACAATGACATCCGGGACGAGTTAATCAGCAAAGCAAAGCAGATATTTGGACAAGACATCTACCTGGGCAACGATAGCCAAGACTACCAGTTTATCTCGGCCTTTGCCAGTATGCTCTATGACTCCTATCTCACCTGTCAGGCTGTCTACAACAGCCGGGGGCCCGCAACAGCAATTGGTACCGGTCTGGATGTAGTCGTCGGTGTAAACGGGATCAAGCGGCTGCAGGACACGTACTCCAAAGCTCCTGTCTGGCTAACCGGCACCCCCGGGACACTCATCCAAAATGGGATTGTCTCTGATAAAGCCGGAAACAACTGGTCTTTGCCAGCATCCGTCACAATTGGAGTCGATGGGACGTACGAAACAACGGCAACCTGCCAGGTGCCGGGACCGATTCAAGCGGAAGCCGGCACGATTACCGGCATTGTCACCCCGACGTTGGGCTGGACAAGCGTAACAAATCATGAACCAGCACTGGCTGGCAGAAACACAGAACAAGATCCTCAGCTCCGTGCCCGTCAAGCGATCAGTACAGCCAATCCAAGCCGTACGGTGTTGGAGGGAATCAAAGGAGCAATCGCAGCAGTCAGTGGCGTTACAAGGCACGAGGTATACGAAAATGATACGGGTGAGGTAAATGAACTGGGACACCCGCCCCACTCGATCACAGCCGTTGTGGAGGGCGGAGATGATCAGGAAATAGCCGAGACAATCGCGAAGCACAAAACGCCGGGCTGCTACACAAACGGGACCACAACAAGGGACGTCACCGATATCTACGGCGAGCCTACTCCAATTCGGTTTTTCCGTCCGGCCTATGTGGATATTTCCGCTGTCGTGCAGGTTAAGCGATTGAGTGGATTTACGACTCAAACAGCCGATGATATCGCCAGCTACGTTGCTGATTATATTAACAGCCTTGCGTTCGGGAACACGAGTTTGGTCATATCAAGCCTATGGGGTGCCGCGCTGCAAGCAAACCGGGTTCTGACGAGTCCCTCTTTTTCAATTGTCGGACTAACAGCAGCAAGACAAGGTGAAAAGCAATCAACCGCAGATATACCCCTTGCATTTGACGAGGCGGCGCGTGGCTCTAAAGAAAACGTCACCGTGAATGTTGTGGGGTGA
- a CDS encoding phage holin family protein has protein sequence MEMTYKWVVAFGGAAVTYLFGGWSPLLGILLAFNIIDYVSGVIASGMEGKLKSKVGLIGIARKVLIFAMVGIAHLVDTALGDQHFLRDATIFFYLANELLSIIENAGRAGLMVPEPIKRAVEVLKGKGAAK, from the coding sequence ATGGAAATGACTTATAAATGGGTAGTCGCATTTGGCGGGGCTGCGGTAACCTATCTATTTGGGGGATGGTCCCCGTTGCTGGGCATTTTGCTTGCTTTTAACATCATCGACTATGTAAGCGGAGTTATAGCCTCGGGTATGGAAGGGAAACTCAAAAGCAAGGTAGGTTTGATTGGGATCGCCCGAAAGGTGCTGATCTTTGCAATGGTTGGCATTGCTCATCTCGTCGACACTGCACTTGGGGACCAACACTTTTTACGGGACGCGACAATTTTTTTCTATCTGGCCAACGAACTGCTGTCCATCATTGAAAATGCAGGCCGGGCCGGTCTGATGGTCCCGGAGCCTATCAAACGTGCGGTGGAAGTGTTGAAAGGAAAGGGTGCTGCGAAATGA